One genomic window of Actinoplanes lobatus includes the following:
- a CDS encoding lipopolysaccharide biosynthesis protein: protein MSELRVEDAAPARAALAGRVLREPSVQLLASQVLTGGVAMAANILMVRSLSPTHRGEVALMLQVVYLATQVLLMGTERSFVAAYHNVAPAPAVRAYARLLAVPCLVFLAGAVIWHLAAPNRLTPSGVIVAMLAVFALIEAASLATRSIAIAVGRVRDFLVARILEALLLLAMLIGLYVGGAARPELWFLAYLFAGATPTVVYMLIWTRLPVTAAATPLDPGVNRQVRREGLALFPAALSNMAMLRVDRLVIPALASTAALGHYASVATMTELLAWPVRAYADSRLGRWRASHREGTLRTAPILLAVGAYALVVVPVVAGGLHLLIEPLFGHDYADAKVVVLPLVVAAGLYAVSRVSLGLLIAKGHGGLVSAAEIIGFVVSFAAYILLIPRLGILGAAYGSLAGYGACLVFALIATNLVRER, encoded by the coding sequence GTGAGTGAGCTGCGGGTCGAGGATGCCGCGCCGGCCCGGGCGGCACTGGCCGGACGTGTGCTGCGGGAGCCGTCCGTACAGCTGCTGGCCTCGCAGGTGCTGACCGGTGGGGTGGCGATGGCGGCCAACATCCTGATGGTCCGGTCCCTCAGTCCCACCCACCGCGGCGAGGTCGCCCTGATGCTCCAGGTGGTGTACCTGGCCACCCAGGTCCTGCTGATGGGCACCGAGCGCAGCTTCGTGGCCGCCTACCACAACGTGGCGCCCGCTCCGGCGGTCCGCGCGTACGCCCGCCTGCTCGCCGTACCGTGTCTGGTCTTTCTCGCCGGGGCGGTGATCTGGCACCTGGCCGCGCCGAACCGGTTGACGCCGAGCGGGGTGATCGTCGCCATGCTGGCGGTGTTCGCGCTGATCGAGGCCGCCAGCCTGGCCACCCGGTCGATCGCGATCGCGGTGGGCCGGGTCCGGGACTTCCTGGTGGCCCGGATCCTCGAGGCGCTGCTGCTGCTGGCCATGCTGATCGGCCTGTACGTGGGCGGCGCGGCCCGTCCCGAGCTGTGGTTCCTGGCCTACCTGTTCGCCGGCGCCACACCCACCGTCGTCTACATGCTGATCTGGACGCGGCTGCCGGTGACCGCGGCCGCCACCCCCCTCGATCCGGGGGTGAACCGTCAGGTCCGGCGGGAGGGCCTGGCGCTGTTCCCGGCCGCGCTGTCCAACATGGCGATGCTGCGGGTGGACCGCCTGGTCATCCCGGCGCTGGCGTCCACCGCGGCGCTCGGCCACTACGCGTCGGTGGCGACCATGACCGAGCTGCTGGCGTGGCCGGTACGGGCCTACGCCGACTCCCGTCTGGGCCGGTGGCGGGCGTCGCACCGGGAGGGGACGCTGCGGACCGCGCCGATCCTGCTGGCCGTCGGCGCGTACGCCCTGGTGGTGGTCCCGGTCGTGGCCGGTGGCCTGCACCTGCTGATCGAGCCGCTGTTCGGCCACGACTACGCGGACGCCAAGGTGGTCGTGCTGCCGCTGGTGGTGGCGGCCGGCCTGTACGCGGTGTCCCGGGTCAGCCTGGGCCTGCTGATCGCGAAGGGGCACGGTGGGCTGGTGTCGGCCGCCGAGATCATCGGTTTCGTGGTGAGCTTCGCGGCGTACATCCTGCTGATCCCGCGGCTCGGGATCCTCGGCGCGGCCTACGGTTCGCTGGCCGGGTACGGCGCCTGCCTGGTGTTCGCGTTGATCGCGACGAACCTCGTGAGAGAACGATGA
- a CDS encoding polysaccharide deacetylase family protein yields the protein MQPPTAFKRRLNELGLRSRLRARPRLQGRILAAAGLRRRLPSTPGLYFPFYHDVSAEYARDFRRHLRALSAIGPMVSWDEALRVLGGERPLTGPVFCLSFDDAHLTWRDVAAPVLLEMGVPAMFFVTSGMVGQPGNLTWQDCRELRAAGFGFGSHTVSHHRLADQDDTTAAREIVDSKREIEDELGVEVRDFAAPYGHPAVDFRKRDVEVAREAGYRSFATTLRPAMHAGGDPMFIHRQGLHPAWPILAVRTRVHD from the coding sequence ATGCAGCCGCCCACAGCCTTCAAACGGCGCCTGAACGAGCTGGGCCTGCGCAGCCGGCTGCGCGCCCGGCCCCGGTTGCAGGGTCGCATCCTGGCCGCGGCGGGGCTCCGGCGCCGCCTGCCCAGCACCCCGGGCCTGTACTTCCCCTTCTACCACGACGTCTCCGCGGAGTACGCCCGCGACTTCCGCCGCCACCTGAGGGCGCTGTCCGCGATCGGGCCGATGGTGTCCTGGGACGAGGCGTTACGGGTGCTCGGCGGTGAACGCCCGCTGACCGGGCCGGTGTTCTGTCTGTCCTTCGACGACGCCCACCTGACCTGGCGGGACGTGGCCGCGCCGGTGCTGCTGGAGATGGGGGTGCCGGCGATGTTCTTCGTCACCTCCGGCATGGTCGGGCAGCCGGGGAACCTGACCTGGCAGGACTGCCGGGAGCTGCGGGCCGCCGGATTCGGCTTCGGGTCGCACACGGTCAGCCATCACCGGCTGGCCGACCAGGACGACACCACGGCCGCCCGGGAGATCGTCGACTCCAAACGGGAGATCGAGGACGAGCTGGGCGTGGAGGTCCGGGACTTCGCCGCCCCGTACGGCCACCCCGCCGTCGACTTCCGCAAGCGGGACGTGGAGGTGGCCCGCGAGGCCGGCTACCGCAGTTTCGCGACCACCCTGCGGCCGGCCATGCACGCCGGCGGCGATCCGATGTTCATCCACCGGCAGGGTCTGCACCCCGCCTGGCCGATCCTGGCGGTGAGGACGCGCGTCCATGACTGA
- a CDS encoding lipid II:glycine glycyltransferase FemX, which yields MLKLHRVEPSADLWADRATYEDRLIFHTREWIRFVAECQRAEPLLAVVTDRGRPVGHFTGLLARRFGMRILGSPMAGWTTSYVGFNLRPDVSRRAALEALMPFAFGEAGAAHLEIRDRGLAEKDLGGLGLRWDAAPTAVIDLNPTEDQLFGAMASACRRNIRKAAKSGVVIEDAGDDPAFADEFYDQLRDVFAKQNLVPTYSVDRVRSLIRHLAPAGNLLLLRARDADGRSIATAVLPWYHRTMYFWGGASYRPFQHLRPNEALIWHALRWAKERGVTEFDFVGGNAYKAKYGTTEVPVPWARRSRSPLVAHLRDAAKQGFALKQRTVARLTRQSVAIPG from the coding sequence ATGTTGAAGTTGCACCGGGTGGAACCGTCCGCCGACCTCTGGGCGGACCGGGCCACCTACGAGGATCGCCTGATCTTTCACACCCGGGAGTGGATCCGCTTCGTCGCCGAGTGCCAGCGCGCCGAGCCCCTGCTAGCCGTCGTCACCGACCGCGGCCGGCCCGTCGGCCACTTCACCGGCCTCCTGGCCAGGCGTTTCGGCATGCGGATCCTGGGCAGTCCGATGGCCGGCTGGACCACGTCGTACGTCGGTTTCAACCTGCGCCCGGACGTCTCCCGCCGCGCCGCGCTGGAGGCGCTCATGCCGTTCGCCTTCGGTGAGGCCGGCGCCGCCCATCTGGAGATCCGCGATCGTGGCCTGGCGGAAAAGGATCTCGGCGGTCTCGGACTGCGCTGGGACGCCGCGCCCACCGCGGTCATCGACCTGAATCCGACAGAGGATCAACTCTTCGGGGCGATGGCGAGCGCATGCCGCCGAAACATCCGCAAGGCCGCGAAGTCCGGCGTCGTCATCGAGGACGCGGGTGATGATCCCGCATTCGCCGACGAATTCTACGATCAATTGCGTGATGTATTCGCCAAACAGAATCTGGTGCCGACCTATTCGGTGGACAGGGTTCGGTCGTTGATCCGTCACCTGGCCCCGGCCGGGAACCTCCTGCTGCTGCGGGCCCGCGACGCCGACGGCCGCAGCATCGCCACCGCCGTCCTGCCCTGGTACCACCGCACCATGTACTTCTGGGGCGGCGCCAGCTACCGACCGTTCCAGCACCTGCGCCCCAACGAGGCTCTCATCTGGCACGCGCTGCGCTGGGCGAAGGAGCGTGGCGTCACCGAGTTCGACTTCGTCGGCGGCAACGCGTACAAGGCCAAGTACGGCACCACCGAGGTCCCGGTCCCGTGGGCGCGCCGCTCCCGGTCGCCACTCGTCGCCCACCTGCGCGACGCGGCCAAGCAGGGCTTCGCCCTGAAACAGCGCACGGTCGCCCGCCTCACCCGCCAGTCGGTGGCCATTCCAGGCTGA
- a CDS encoding polysaccharide biosynthesis tyrosine autokinase: MELRAYVRACRRRWLWLVVPVLVAAGIAAGLTAAGSPGYKSSLTLFVSAGNGDPDAGARRLNSYIALLTGPRVAQAVVDRMGPEVTAGQVQKSLSAQVREGTDLLVVSAVADTEEESRQIVTTAAAVLVGLARQIGAPADPRDGPAPAVSIVQDAVTVEEPGNLGRNAGFAAVLGLLIGAVAVAIREATARTVTDEADLRRLGLDSVGSISIGGRPRDGHPDQALAEAFRRLRSLLPVLADPHAGIPRRGRSLLLTGASRKEGTTAVACGLAIAMAETGARVVLVDANMRTPGVGRYLSLEASPGLAEVLAGTARVPDVLQNSLGGRVTVLPAGEHAPDPGELLASPRLPATVRTLTERYDIVLVDAPALHGVADASVLAHVTDDALLVVRANRTRTADVEKSIDLLQRVGARLAGAVLNSLPRKLPTGGSWQDSAQVGGADSPDLIFGLDGDPPAARLDDTFVSLPPVGTARGRARVVKPEIEQSPAPAEDAEAAAVPAQRESGQEEEQSATPDEEQRRGE; encoded by the coding sequence GTGGAACTGCGCGCTTACGTACGGGCCTGCCGGCGCCGATGGCTCTGGCTGGTGGTTCCGGTGCTGGTGGCGGCCGGCATCGCGGCGGGCCTGACGGCGGCCGGGTCACCCGGCTACAAATCGTCGCTGACCCTCTTCGTCAGCGCCGGCAACGGCGATCCGGATGCCGGGGCACGGCGCCTCAACTCGTACATCGCCCTGCTGACCGGCCCTCGGGTGGCCCAGGCCGTGGTCGACCGGATGGGCCCCGAGGTCACCGCCGGCCAGGTGCAGAAGAGCCTGTCGGCGCAGGTGCGTGAGGGCACCGACCTGCTGGTGGTGTCGGCGGTCGCCGACACCGAGGAGGAGAGCCGGCAGATCGTCACGACCGCGGCGGCGGTCCTGGTCGGCCTGGCCCGGCAGATCGGCGCGCCGGCCGACCCGCGGGACGGGCCCGCCCCGGCGGTCTCGATCGTGCAGGACGCGGTCACCGTGGAGGAACCGGGCAACCTGGGCCGCAACGCCGGCTTCGCCGCCGTGCTGGGGCTGCTCATCGGGGCGGTCGCGGTCGCGATCCGGGAGGCGACGGCGCGAACCGTCACCGACGAGGCCGACCTGCGGCGCCTCGGCCTGGACTCGGTCGGGTCCATCTCGATCGGCGGGCGGCCCCGCGACGGCCACCCCGATCAGGCCCTGGCCGAGGCGTTCCGTCGGCTGCGCAGCCTGCTGCCGGTGCTCGCCGACCCGCACGCCGGCATCCCGCGGCGCGGCCGGTCACTGCTGCTCACCGGTGCGAGCCGGAAGGAGGGCACTACGGCGGTGGCGTGCGGGCTGGCCATAGCGATGGCCGAGACCGGGGCGCGGGTCGTGCTGGTCGACGCCAACATGCGTACGCCCGGCGTCGGGCGCTATCTGTCGCTGGAGGCCTCGCCCGGCCTGGCCGAGGTGCTCGCCGGAACCGCCCGCGTGCCGGACGTGCTCCAGAACTCGCTGGGCGGCCGGGTGACCGTGCTCCCGGCCGGGGAGCACGCGCCCGACCCCGGTGAGCTGCTGGCCTCCCCCCGGCTGCCGGCCACGGTCCGGACCCTGACCGAGCGGTACGACATCGTGCTGGTGGACGCGCCCGCCCTGCACGGGGTGGCCGACGCGTCGGTGCTGGCCCACGTCACCGACGACGCGCTGCTCGTGGTGCGGGCCAACCGGACCCGGACGGCCGATGTGGAGAAGTCGATCGACCTGCTGCAACGGGTCGGCGCCCGGCTGGCCGGCGCGGTGCTGAACTCCCTGCCGCGCAAGCTGCCGACCGGCGGCTCCTGGCAGGACTCCGCCCAGGTCGGCGGCGCGGACAGCCCCGACCTGATCTTCGGGTTGGACGGGGATCCGCCGGCGGCCCGCCTGGACGACACGTTCGTCTCGCTGCCCCCGGTCGGGACGGCACGCGGCCGGGCCCGGGTGGTGAAGCCGGAGATCGAGCAGTCCCCGGCCCCGGCGGAGGACGCCGAGGCGGCCGCGGTGCCCGCGCAGCGGGAGTCCGGCCAGGAGGAGGAGCAGAGCGCCACTCCGGACGAGGAGCAGCGGCGCGGTGAGTGA
- a CDS encoding ATP-binding protein — translation MPVPSVTAVVDDESWLVELTVRGSWGRPLWLSAYQALHKCLAQHPAGVLLDLRGLDDPGASSAPLWLTAAAQGTRMDPTVRVAASLPADTRLAARLGLPPAQDVLPVFATVQLARSFLASRRPLTSQMRLQLPPDPSAAPGARQVVSEACTGWGMPRLVPRARIVVSELVVNAAEHAGTPIDVLISRRGPDLLHLVVVDGDPALPPMPGGDEPPLDTLLTERGTDSGSSTRRPRPGAPCPPVPERWCGLCCGTLRSSGAAARPGRRGPAGRPGPRRPSATPPPSWP, via the coding sequence GTGCCCGTCCCATCGGTCACGGCGGTGGTGGACGACGAGAGCTGGCTCGTCGAGCTGACCGTGCGCGGTTCCTGGGGGCGGCCCCTGTGGCTGTCCGCCTACCAGGCGCTGCACAAGTGCCTCGCCCAGCACCCCGCAGGCGTCCTGCTCGACCTGCGCGGACTCGACGACCCCGGCGCGAGCAGCGCGCCCCTCTGGCTCACCGCCGCGGCCCAGGGCACGCGGATGGATCCGACGGTACGCGTCGCGGCCAGCCTGCCGGCCGATACCCGCCTGGCGGCCCGGCTCGGCCTCCCGCCCGCCCAGGACGTGCTGCCGGTCTTCGCCACCGTGCAGCTGGCCCGGTCCTTCCTGGCCAGCCGGCGCCCACTGACCAGTCAGATGCGGCTACAGCTGCCCCCGGACCCGTCGGCCGCGCCCGGCGCCCGGCAGGTGGTGTCCGAGGCCTGCACCGGGTGGGGCATGCCACGGCTGGTGCCCCGGGCCCGGATCGTGGTGTCCGAGCTGGTGGTCAACGCGGCCGAGCACGCCGGCACCCCGATCGACGTGCTCATCTCCCGGCGCGGCCCGGACCTGCTGCACCTGGTCGTGGTGGACGGCGACCCGGCGCTGCCGCCGATGCCCGGCGGGGACGAGCCGCCGCTGGACACGCTGCTGACCGAACGGGGTACGGACTCCGGATCGTCGACGCGGCGGCCGAGGCCTGGGGCGCCATGCCCACCCGTACCGGAAAGATGGTGTGGGCTCTGTTGCGGGACACTCAGGAGCAGCGGCGCAGCAGCTCGGCCGGGACGTAGAGGCCCTGCCGGTCGGCCCGGACCGCGGCGGCCGTCCGCGACTCCGCCCCCATCTTGGCCATGA
- a CDS encoding glycosyltransferase: protein MVNGVEYLVRAMRRARELDSDIRFLIVGHGKEWEPTKALAAELGLLGDVVHMWEKVPKSELPVILGAATMSSSTVRPIRGLWDNSANKFFDALAASRPIAINYGGWQADLLTETGAGLVLDPEDTDEAGYQLVRHLRDEVWLKRAREAAYRLAVERFSRDLLFEEFEAVLNRSARRKKQSVQS from the coding sequence GTGGTGAACGGCGTGGAGTACCTGGTCCGGGCCATGCGACGGGCCCGCGAGCTGGACTCGGACATACGGTTCCTGATCGTCGGCCACGGCAAGGAGTGGGAGCCGACCAAGGCGCTCGCCGCCGAACTGGGACTCCTCGGCGACGTGGTCCACATGTGGGAGAAGGTGCCCAAGTCGGAGCTGCCGGTGATCCTCGGCGCGGCCACCATGTCGAGCAGCACGGTCCGGCCGATCCGCGGGCTGTGGGACAACTCGGCGAACAAGTTCTTCGACGCGCTGGCCGCGTCCCGGCCGATCGCCATCAACTACGGCGGCTGGCAGGCGGACCTGCTCACCGAGACCGGGGCCGGCCTGGTGCTCGACCCGGAGGACACCGACGAGGCCGGTTATCAGCTGGTCCGGCACCTGCGTGACGAGGTGTGGCTGAAACGGGCCCGGGAGGCCGCGTACCGGCTGGCCGTCGAGAGGTTCTCCCGGGACCTGCTGTTCGAGGAGTTCGAGGCGGTGCTGAACCGATCGGCACGCCGGAAGAAGCAGTCCGTCCAGTCCTGA
- a CDS encoding DegT/DnrJ/EryC1/StrS family aminotransferase, whose translation MTDTRIYLSPPDVSDLERKLLLDAFDSNWVAPVGPDLDAFEEQVAEVVGVRHAVALSSGTAALHLALIAAGVRRGDTVLVPSFTFVATANAVVYLGARPVFVDSTPDSWNVDPALVAEELRARAERGQLPRAVITVDMYGQCADYDPLMEACDRYGVPLIEDAAEALGATYRGQPAGSFGLAGVLSFNGNKIITTGGGGMLVTDDGRVAKQARHLSTQAREPVPHYEHRTVGYNYRLSNLLAAVGRGQVQRLDQMIAARRATFEYYRAALPDLTFMPVAGYGAPNYWLTCALVDGDDRDRLIARLAQRNIEARPAWKPMHLQPVFQDCVVRGGGVSADLFRRGVCLPSGSALTEHDRERVVDAIREG comes from the coding sequence ATGACTGACACCCGCATCTACCTGTCCCCACCGGACGTCAGCGACCTGGAGCGCAAGCTCCTGCTGGACGCCTTCGACTCGAACTGGGTGGCCCCGGTCGGCCCCGACCTGGACGCCTTCGAGGAGCAGGTCGCCGAGGTCGTCGGCGTACGGCACGCGGTGGCGCTCAGCAGCGGCACCGCCGCCCTGCACCTGGCCCTCATCGCGGCCGGGGTACGCCGCGGCGACACCGTGCTGGTGCCGTCGTTCACCTTCGTGGCGACCGCGAACGCGGTGGTCTACCTGGGCGCCCGCCCGGTGTTCGTGGACTCCACCCCGGACAGCTGGAACGTGGACCCGGCCCTGGTCGCCGAGGAGCTGCGGGCCCGCGCCGAACGGGGGCAGCTGCCCCGGGCGGTGATCACCGTCGACATGTACGGCCAGTGCGCCGACTACGACCCGCTGATGGAGGCCTGCGACCGGTACGGCGTCCCGCTCATCGAGGACGCCGCCGAAGCCCTGGGCGCCACCTACCGGGGGCAGCCGGCCGGGTCGTTCGGGCTGGCCGGGGTGCTGTCCTTCAACGGCAACAAGATCATCACCACGGGCGGCGGCGGGATGCTCGTCACCGACGACGGCCGGGTCGCCAAGCAGGCCCGGCACCTGTCCACCCAGGCCCGCGAGCCGGTGCCGCACTACGAGCACCGGACGGTCGGCTACAACTACCGGCTCAGCAACCTGCTCGCCGCGGTCGGGCGGGGCCAGGTGCAGCGGCTCGACCAGATGATCGCGGCCCGTAGGGCGACGTTCGAGTACTACCGGGCCGCGCTGCCGGATCTCACCTTCATGCCGGTCGCCGGCTACGGCGCCCCGAACTACTGGCTCACCTGCGCACTGGTGGACGGCGACGACCGGGACCGGCTCATCGCCCGGCTCGCACAGCGGAACATCGAGGCCCGGCCCGCCTGGAAGCCGATGCACCTGCAACCGGTCTTCCAGGACTGCGTGGTGCGCGGCGGCGGGGTCAGCGCCGACCTGTTCCGCCGCGGGGTGTGCCTGCCCAGCGGATCCGCGTTGACCGAACACGACCGGGAACGCGTCGTCGACGCGATCCGGGAGGGCTGA
- a CDS encoding S8 family serine peptidase: MRQDRSGPDPEPKERRRRTATALIGAGAMLIALVSAPGPARAAESGPKVAAEVAEAVEGGRDATFWVVLRERPDLAPAVKAKGKARAKAVHDAARGSTARHQSGLRKLLTARKARFEQFWIADTVKVTGDAALLKEVAARPEVKAVLPDTPVTLPAPVAGAVQAAVDANEWNVDRIGAPRVWGERDDRGQGIVVANVDTGVQFDHPALAANYRGRQADGTVQHDYNWFDPAHVCPDANPCDNNGHGTHTMGTMAGSGGIGVAPGVTWIAAKGCESNSCSVAALLGAGQWIVAPTDRNGQNPRPDLAPDVVNNSWGGASGFDPWYSDVVRSWVAAGIFPAFSNGNAGPGCATASTPGSYTDTYSSGATDVNDAIASFSSRGTGQDGGVKPDLSAPGVDVRSSIPGGGYASYSGTSMASPHTAATVALIWSAAPALRRDVAATREILDETAIDTNDTSCGGTATDNNVFGQGRLDAYAAVNLALRPAGSLTGTVTGAGVPLAGATVSLSGTATRAATTGADGGYRFGRLPAGDYRIRVTAFGYDTYETGVTITANDGSDVDAALATSRSGVVSGQVSGAGAALAGATVALTGTPVTVTTGADGGFRLAAPVGDYELTVRAPNGCFAAATRSLTVSGDLTLDVPLTQNTDGYGHSCAPATEEYRAGTDLLALTGDDAATEITLPFAVPHYGAARTRAWVSTNGVIGFGTVSSSYTNLAVPSTLEPNDTLFALWDDLIVDDQAGVWTAATADTFVVEWRNVRFYPTTADRISISAILHADGTVTYRYRGLTGTRATGNSATIGIENATGTDGLAYGVDTPVLTEGAGVTFRPPANRIAATFNVTRTTWYGQNVFVAGNLPELGAWDPARAVPLSADGYPVWTGNVGLPPNTAVEFKYIVKDPDGTVTWEEGANRTTITPPTGQYITHDTFGDH; the protein is encoded by the coding sequence ATGCGACAGGACCGGAGCGGCCCGGACCCGGAACCGAAAGAGCGGAGACGACGGACCGCCACCGCCCTGATCGGCGCGGGCGCCATGCTGATCGCACTGGTCAGCGCGCCGGGCCCGGCACGGGCGGCGGAGAGTGGGCCGAAGGTCGCGGCCGAGGTGGCCGAGGCGGTCGAGGGCGGGCGCGACGCCACCTTCTGGGTGGTGCTGCGGGAACGCCCCGACCTCGCCCCGGCCGTGAAGGCCAAGGGCAAGGCGCGGGCGAAGGCCGTCCACGACGCGGCGCGCGGCAGCACCGCCCGGCACCAGAGCGGGCTGCGTAAGCTGCTGACCGCCCGGAAGGCGCGGTTCGAGCAGTTCTGGATCGCGGACACCGTCAAGGTCACCGGCGACGCGGCGCTGCTCAAGGAGGTGGCGGCCCGGCCCGAGGTGAAGGCGGTGCTGCCGGACACGCCGGTCACCCTGCCGGCGCCGGTCGCGGGTGCGGTGCAGGCGGCCGTCGACGCGAACGAGTGGAACGTGGACCGGATCGGCGCGCCCCGCGTGTGGGGCGAGCGGGACGACCGCGGTCAGGGGATCGTGGTCGCCAACGTGGACACCGGGGTGCAGTTCGACCACCCGGCGCTGGCGGCGAACTACCGGGGGCGGCAGGCGGACGGCACCGTCCAGCACGACTACAACTGGTTCGATCCGGCGCACGTCTGCCCGGACGCGAACCCGTGCGACAACAACGGGCACGGCACCCACACCATGGGGACGATGGCCGGATCCGGCGGCATCGGCGTGGCGCCCGGGGTCACCTGGATCGCGGCGAAGGGCTGCGAGAGCAACTCGTGCTCGGTGGCGGCGCTGCTCGGGGCCGGGCAGTGGATCGTCGCGCCGACCGACCGCAACGGCCAGAACCCGCGGCCGGACCTCGCGCCGGACGTCGTGAACAACTCGTGGGGCGGGGCGTCCGGCTTCGACCCGTGGTATTCCGACGTGGTGCGGTCGTGGGTGGCGGCGGGGATCTTCCCGGCCTTCTCCAACGGCAACGCGGGCCCCGGCTGTGCCACCGCGTCCACGCCGGGCTCCTACACCGACACCTACTCGTCCGGCGCGACCGACGTCAACGACGCGATCGCCTCGTTCTCCAGCCGGGGCACCGGCCAGGACGGCGGCGTGAAGCCGGACCTGTCGGCGCCGGGCGTGGACGTGCGCTCCAGCATCCCGGGCGGCGGGTACGCCTCCTACAGCGGCACCTCGATGGCCTCCCCGCACACCGCCGCCACGGTCGCGCTGATCTGGTCGGCGGCGCCCGCGCTGCGCCGGGACGTGGCCGCCACCAGGGAGATCCTGGACGAGACGGCGATCGACACGAACGACACCAGCTGCGGCGGGACGGCCACCGACAACAACGTGTTCGGGCAGGGGCGGCTGGACGCGTACGCCGCGGTGAATCTGGCGCTGCGCCCGGCCGGAAGCCTGACCGGAACCGTGACCGGCGCGGGTGTGCCCCTGGCCGGCGCGACCGTCTCGCTCAGCGGGACCGCCACCCGGGCCGCGACGACCGGCGCGGACGGCGGCTACCGCTTCGGGCGGCTGCCGGCCGGCGACTACCGGATCCGGGTGACGGCGTTCGGCTACGACACCTACGAGACCGGCGTGACGATCACCGCGAACGACGGCTCCGACGTGGACGCGGCACTCGCCACCAGCCGTTCCGGTGTCGTCTCCGGGCAGGTCAGCGGCGCCGGGGCGGCACTCGCCGGGGCGACGGTCGCGCTCACCGGCACGCCGGTCACGGTCACCACCGGCGCCGACGGCGGGTTCCGGCTGGCCGCTCCGGTCGGCGACTACGAGCTCACCGTCCGCGCGCCCAACGGCTGCTTCGCCGCCGCCACCCGGTCCCTCACGGTCAGCGGCGACCTCACGCTCGACGTCCCGCTGACGCAGAACACCGACGGGTACGGGCACAGCTGCGCCCCCGCCACCGAGGAGTACCGGGCCGGGACCGACCTGCTGGCCCTGACCGGCGACGACGCGGCCACCGAGATCACCCTGCCGTTCGCCGTGCCGCACTACGGAGCCGCCCGCACCCGCGCCTGGGTCAGCACCAACGGTGTGATCGGGTTCGGGACGGTCAGCTCGTCGTACACGAACCTGGCCGTTCCCAGCACTCTGGAGCCGAACGACACCCTCTTCGCGCTCTGGGACGATCTGATCGTCGACGACCAGGCCGGCGTCTGGACGGCGGCGACCGCGGACACCTTCGTGGTGGAGTGGCGCAACGTCCGGTTCTACCCGACCACCGCGGACCGGATCTCGATCAGCGCGATCCTGCACGCCGACGGCACGGTCACCTACCGGTACCGGGGCCTGACCGGGACCCGCGCCACCGGGAACAGCGCGACCATCGGCATCGAGAACGCGACCGGGACCGACGGGCTGGCGTACGGCGTCGACACCCCGGTTCTCACCGAGGGCGCCGGAGTGACCTTCCGCCCGCCCGCGAACCGGATCGCGGCCACCTTCAACGTCACCCGCACCACCTGGTACGGCCAGAACGTCTTCGTCGCCGGAAACCTGCCCGAACTGGGCGCATGGGATCCGGCGCGTGCCGTGCCGCTGTCCGCCGACGGCTATCCGGTGTGGACGGGGAACGTCGGCCTGCCGCCGAACACCGCCGTCGAGTTCAAGTACATCGTCAAGGACCCGGACGGGACGGTCACCTGGGAGGAGGGCGCCAACCGCACCACAATCACCCCGCCGACCGGGCAGTACATCACCCACGACACGTTCGGCGACCACTGA